From the Leptotrichia sp. oral taxon 221 genome, one window contains:
- a CDS encoding prephenate dehydrogenase yields MKKIEDLTVTIVGLGVIGAAFAQSFKEIGIKTIYGIDIDEETIKKAEEKKMINKGFLETKDPLEKSDFVVITLYPNLMKSFFVNNIDNFKENAIITDVVGIKEKIIGDIDPIIEKSNKKNGKNIDFIFGHPMAGREKRGIDFADNRVFQNANYIIIKDEKNKKENLELLSEIVRLMGFKKVSFLTAQEHDEIIAFTSQLTHAIAVSLVNSDSEKYDTNRFIGDSYRDLTRIAKINEDLWAELFMGNKKNLLKMIQQFEKELDVIKDALNNNDLGTLKEKFIISTKRREKID; encoded by the coding sequence TTGAAAAAAATAGAAGATTTAACAGTAACGATAGTAGGACTTGGAGTGATTGGGGCAGCTTTTGCGCAAAGTTTTAAGGAAATCGGTATCAAGACTATTTACGGAATTGATATTGATGAGGAGACGATAAAGAAGGCAGAAGAAAAAAAAATGATAAATAAAGGCTTCCTTGAAACTAAGGACCCTTTGGAAAAATCAGATTTTGTTGTAATTACTCTTTATCCTAACTTGATGAAATCGTTTTTTGTGAATAATATTGATAATTTTAAGGAAAATGCTATAATTACTGATGTTGTGGGTATTAAGGAGAAAATTATTGGAGATATTGATCCGATTATTGAGAAAAGTAATAAAAAGAATGGGAAAAATATTGACTTTATTTTTGGACATCCGATGGCAGGGCGTGAAAAAAGAGGAATTGATTTTGCGGATAACCGTGTTTTTCAAAATGCAAATTATATAATTATTAAGGATGAAAAAAATAAAAAGGAAAATTTGGAATTGCTTTCAGAAATTGTAAGATTGATGGGATTCAAGAAAGTTAGTTTTCTTACGGCACAGGAACATGATGAGATTATTGCGTTTACGAGTCAGCTTACTCATGCGATTGCGGTTTCGCTTGTGAATAGTGATAGTGAGAAGTATGATACAAATCGTTTTATTGGGGATTCTTATCGAGATTTGACGAGAATTGCGAAAATAAATGAAGATTTGTGGGCAGAGCTGTTTATGGGAAATAAAAAGAATCTTTTGAAAATGATACAGCAGTTTGAAAAGGAATTGGATGTAATTAAAGATGCCTTGAATAATAATGATTTGGGGACATTAAAAGAGAAATTTATAATTTCTACGAAACGTAGGGAGAAAATAGATTAA